The sequence below is a genomic window from Salminus brasiliensis chromosome 6, fSalBra1.hap2, whole genome shotgun sequence.
caaattaattaaaatatattctttaaaattatattctggatttttgtcttgatattctgtctctccatgttagaatatatctaccattaaaagtgcagaaggatagtgtctttattagtgggcaaacaaagaaaatcagcaagggatcaaatacttcttggactcactgtatttaTGATGTTTTCACTTCTATTAAAATGATTTCACACACTATTTTATTGCACATTTTCTAATAAAACAATTCTCTTAACAattctgttttttaaaatatcactTTACACATTATCGGTGGCAAATTATTGGgaacagaaaaaataataagcaGGGTATAGCctattctgtatttttaaacAGAGGCTGGATGAATAGCAAATAAAGACCTTTGTGATTTCCTCCTTCTGCTTCTTAATGTTACTGACAATCTCAAGGATCCTCATGGTGTAGGCTGAGCGAGAGACGTCTTTAGGCAAAGTCTCAAATTCGGTTATCTGTAGCAGGAGCACAAGGagagcaaatgtacacacatttTACAAGAAATATTCTGAATATGTCCAAAAAAATGATGtactatttcttttttttcccttttcttttttttaaacatggaagTAACAGGAGATGTAAATGAAGCACTCCTGTCTCTTACCAACTGCTTATACAGGCCCTCCTTCTTTTTGGCTTCCTCTGCAGACTGCCGGATTTTGTCGTGGAggtccttgatttcagataacTTTCTGGAGGACTCCATCTAGTGAGAGATTTGAGAACTGATCATTTTTTACACGCAGACCTaggtttgtttttaaaccatgttAGGACGTGGGACCATATATCTGTACAATATgtattatttgtgtgttacttttTATAGCGAACATTAGTTTTCTTaagtaagaaaaaaatgttttcagaCCCAAGTTTTACTGAGCGTTCATGTAAAAATCACTGATCAAACTGGTCCTGATAGGTCCTGTTGGTTAAACTGTTGGTTTATCTGGTTTTCCATGCAGACAACACAAGCTAATCCAACACTACAAACATGGCTGTACCTCTCTGTTACTGCAGAGCTCCTTAAGCCGACGATGTTCATCAATAAGTGGTGCTCTGTgtttttcccactgtgaagccAAATGAACCACTCGCTTAGCGCTAGCCTCCACCAGGCTCTGAAACAGAGgcacacagagaacacagtgaagcAGATAAAGCAGTACATATTTTAAACTGTAGTTTGTGAGGACAGCTCTCCTACCTGTAACTTGACCAGGTTGTTCTCAGCATCCGGTAGGAGATCGATGGTCTGTTTCTTTACCCTGACTGTGTCTTCCTTCTCCGAATTGCTCAACTCTCTCTGTTTCAGCTCATCTGAAACCTGACAGGAACAATGGCATGTAAAATTTACAAATTATAAAACAACATATTTTTATGATCCATTTTGATCTGCACGTATTAACCCTTGAATTATTTCTTACATGTGTGTCAACAGACCTACTTTATTGTTAATCTGCACAATTTAAAAGCTTACAGTGCTGTACTAAAGTTTCAGACACCTGTGAAATTAGGataaaaagctccttatctgggcagtaagtgctcagtaaaacacaaatataataaaaaatacagttcCAAAACTCTCCAACTGaaagtctagtattatttattaattattatttataataattattattaattattatttgattCTTAGCTGCAATGTGGTTCACAAACGATTCACAAACGtcaaaaatcaggttttctaaATGTTAACTGATAACATGTTAATAGGATTCAAAAGGGGAAGTCAGAAATATGGCTGAGCTGTTAAATAAGGTAGCAGAGGAATGGCAGATCACTAAGAAAGATTTAGTGTTAGTTACTGATGAAGCTCATGGCTGATGCTGCTGAAGTGGGAAAAATTTCTACATGTGAAATGCTACGCCCATGTGCTAAACCTGGCCTCTCAGTGAGTGCTCTCAGTGTAGTTGTCCACTGCGTCGACACTACTTGGGATCGTGAAATATTACTACATTCAGCAGCCCCACTGTAAAACCTTCCATTTGCTATTAATAAAAGATATTGGAagtaatttcatttcatttgatcATTACAAACACTTTAACTGCTTTAAAAGTACCAAGTAGAGTCACACAGTGAGAGTGGAGAGAAAGgggaaagaggagaaaaaaacaacaactgcaccTATATGCATCGATAATTGTTTTAGAATTACATCGCAGCCCTTTAAATCATAATCAAATCACAGCATGAGGTGCCTTGAGAGACCCACCCCGATAGTATCGGATGAGCTGGTGCTGAAATTTAACAAATGCACATGCTGGCTGGGGCGTCAGGAGGAATCTGAAAGCAACCCTTTTCTTCGAAATGAGAGATTCTGAGAGAGTCACTTATTATTGTATTCAtatttacctgcatctgtttttACAAGCAAACACTCTCTTACTGTTGAGATAAATTGATTTAATAAATAGGTGCCTTAAATGGGCAAACACAACTGTATATTTACAATTTTGTAAGCTAAAACAGTCCTTATTTTAAAAGGCAGTTCGTAACCACAAGCGTGGTTGTGAAACCTAGTGTGTTTACTTCTGCTTTGCTGAGGGTGCTACATAGATGTTGCATGGCCTCAAGGCACAAAATCTAAATGTTTCAGAACACATCACAGCAGTTACTAATACTTCCCTCACAGAGAATTTCTTCACAGGTGGCAAGGGTCATTACCTGATGAATGGACACTGTAAGCTGTCGGATTTCTCCTCCCACCTCCTCCATGTGGACTGacagctgctgaagctgctgctggagACCAGACAGCTCTGCCTCCTGCTGGGCTTTCAGATCCTCCTCTGATTGGTGCGAGCTGGGAAGTGcacttgctgctgctgccatctGCTGGGCTGCTTTTTCAGGCTCCTGCAAAACAAAGGTGTTTCAAAGACCGTTAGCTCGGCTTGAGCTCGGCTTTGCCTGAAAGCTGAAGCACACCACAGAGCAACGCTGCACTTCAAGAGCCTATTAAATATCTTTGCATACAATGCAAACAAAGGTAAAGAAAATGTGCTGGAGGGAAAGGATATTACAAATGATCACAAGTGCATCCAAAAAATGTCGTTTTTAAAGCAGATCCAGTGCAAATGCAGGGAAGGAGAAAACACGGTAAGTGGTTTTCTTTTAAGAGAAGGATGGAAAAGTCTTCTTAGAGATCCCTCATCTAGCACTACACTCTTCAACGGGTTCTTTAAACGAGATCATACAAGAACtgctttggttccataaagaatcatgtttgtacCAGAGACCAGTTTGAAGGTCTAAAGAGTCTTCACTTATCTATTTCAAAcctgattctttatggaaccaaaagtggttgtttGTATGGCATCGCGCCATTGATctatttaaagcacctttatttttaagagtgaaccCATGTGGTCAAGTACAAGTTCGTTCTAAACCAATAATTATTAGACTTTCTTCcttaaataaaacacatttctaCAAAACCACCTTTTTAATGCACAATTTGAAGAATTCAATGAATTACAGCACCATCAAAGGTTCTGGGAATGCAAGTATGAAATACACATGGGTTCAAACGGATCTAAAACAGACACCTTAAGTAAAATTATTTAGCAATATTAATCCAAAGAGGATAAAGGAGAGGTGGGTTCccgttttttttctttagacCTGGAGGTGGTAACTCTTTGTATCTCACTTCATATTAAATCAAGCCCGGTTTATTGAATACTTCTTCATGGTCAGAGACAAACACTATAAGCCTTTATCAGCCATTTATATctaaagattattattattattgattattatattattcagtGTATGAcgcacataaaaaaaacacagaagctgaatttcttttacttttttttttctaagtaATGTTTGCACAGCAGCATTTTTGAACTCCTTAATTACCACAGGAGTAAAGAGCCACCATACTCCAGAACTATTTTGATACCAAGTGCAGTATCACAATGCTCAATACCAAAGAACAGTGGGCCGAAAATATATAACAAGTGCAAGGGCTTGAGCTTAAACCAGACAAATCAACACAGCATTGGTCAGTATGTACCTGTGTGAAGGTGAATTTCTCAGAGTGGGTGAAGCGTGTGCCTTTAGTCAGGACGTCTCCTCCTGTGGTGGTCCCCCCGAAAGAGTTCAGCAGCTCAGCGAGGTCAGAGGTCGAGCGTGTGGCGCCATGGATGTCGGGCCGAGGCTGTGCAGCTGCTCTCAGCTGCTCCTCGATTCTTTTCTGCAACCGTGCTCGTTTCCTAGAGCGATAGTCCTGGAAAGTAGGAGGTGAGTTTAGTGGAGCCAATTTGGCAAAAAGGcatcttttatttttctctAGTGCTCTTTAAAAGACACTAACTGTACAGTTAAGCCCAACTGTGAAAGCTGTACAACAAATAAAATTCTATCATTTACTATTTATGGGTGTTCATATGCTAATGATGGGGGCTGTGGTAACTGTGCAGTAGTGAAAAGCTCAACAATAATTGAGCAGAGCTCTGTTTACACTGAGAGTCAGACAGAATTAAAATACAGTCAAAACAAGTCAttacacagcagtgttttaagcAGAAACTTATTAATTTGCTTAATAAGTAGCTTTTGCTTAGCTATATAGCCCTTCATTTAAGATCCCCCTATTCTGCTAATAACATTTCCCAGGTTATGTTCCCCATTTTGGTGAAGCAACGTAGCTTAAATCCAGGCATTTGAAGCTTATCTGAGGTTACAGACTAAGCGTTAAGACACTTACAGTAAAGATTTAAAGACAAAGCCTGCGTCTGAATATTGCTGAAGCTTGTTAGTCTATTAACTAAATGCCTGACTTACTGAATTCTATTTgatactggtttatgctggtttggtGCTTTTTCTCCATTGTACCTCTTTAAAACAGAACATATAGTTGCGGTCTCACAAAAACATTGCCAGTCCATTGTTGGGTTTCACTTTTTGagaatttgaatctggcagttgttctttacattgtgtcaaaatcaTAAACGGACCAATacaaatgatccaaaatgaaataaaatcgAAGGAAAATGTGCATTTCTTGCTTGTGTTCCCACCTACAGTCTCAAAGTGCACTTTGCACTATGTGCCACCACTATAGGACGAGCTGAAAGATACTGAAAGTGAGAGAAGGATGTGGACTGATGTCGTACAGTAATATTACCAGATTTAACACAGGTAAAAGTTCTTGCCAAAGTAACATGGTACAGAAAACTAAATATAGTGATTCCTACAAACCTACAGAGAATCGATTGAAGCAACAGAGAGATTCTGCTGCATCAGTCACAAACATCGTAGTTTGCGATATGTGACACTACACGGCTGTTTTACACTGCCAAATTACCTATACAGTATAGGGTACATACTGTATGTACTACACCAAAGCTACTGGTTCACACACAGATGTCCCTGGCACAGTGCAGTGTAACTATACTGTGTAGGTTATTTGGCAAGGCAAAGACTGCCCAGTAACATAACAAGTACACTAAAACTACAAGCACCGATTTGTTTTGTGAAAACGGTGTGAACATGGTGTATGTCAGAGTATTTCCACACTAAAGTTTTCTCTTAGTGAACCTGTGATCACTTGCTCAGATGTTCGGTACGtctggtcaagtgtgaaagctgtatGAAGAGAACCAATCTCTAATCCTCATTAAATCAGTGGTCTGGGGTTTGCTTCCAGTGAACTCTGGTGCAGTTCACTGCTAACATGGAAGTTAGCCAGAGTGTTCACATATCCGGTCACAATAGTTACATTTTTGACTTACTGTGCAATATATTGACATGaccacagccatttttgctGACCATGATATTGccagttttgtttatttacgtGTTTGTTTACATATGAACGAATGTCAGCAATATTTTAgtgtgtgtctatctatctatctatctatatatatatatatatatatatatatatatatatatatatatatatatatatatatatatatatatatatatatatatatatatattacataagcATATGTTACTTTTTAAAGTATGCTGCAAACTTTCAACAGGTAGTATAACAAACTGAAAGATATACAATCTCTCAAACCagtattaaacatttttaattgtGTAATTGTGCTTTTATGATTTGATATTTGAAATTTAGCAGTAGCATtatttattgcaattatttatAGGAGAAACAGTCATGACATAACTACTTATAACTGACTTATGATTACGTGGCTGGCCTGAATGGCTAAAAGCCTTCTCATATGAGAATAGCTCCTTATCCACAGATGCTCCTGCATGGTGAAATGCCATGGATGCAAAAAACGCCCAAGTCTTTGCACCAAAGATAGCCAGCAAAAAGATAAAACCAGTGCCTACCAATTTCCAAACCTGAACATAGAAAAGTGACATATGGAATTGCCCAATCAATCTATGGTTCGGATGAAATTCTTGGGTGTGAAAGAAAACTAGAGATAATGGGGGCCCCTCCCCCGAACAAGCCCAGAATCGGTCCTGGGCGTGGACTCAAGTATTTGGGACAAGAGTGGAAACACCCTTAAAATGTGCATTTCTTCCTGTAGggaagcagtgtgtgtttgtacagtgCAGTTCGAGCAAGGTTTCAGGAACAACACTGGCAAAGAATAAAAGGTATCATTTACACATAAACTGTCTGAAGGAATAAGAAGGATAAACTATCTAGACTCaactatatttatattagcaattattattatacaactTCCTCAGTGCATACACTCCCTTTACAAGCTCAGCCAAAAGATAAAATCGTTAGTAGTCTTTCCAAAATATCCTACTTAAAAATCACCAGAAGTTCCTACAACTAGCAGTAAAAGTGAGAGGTGCCTTTTTTGAGGACCACTGTTGCTTTTTTCTTCAAATCTTACATACCACACTGTGTACACTGCAGGCATTCAGATCACTGCATGACAGTTTAGGATTAGTGCCTGTTGACTCTGGGGCACAGGAATACCTTCCATGGCTCAGACAACTGACTAGTGTGTACTTTGAAAACAGAGTGAATATCGAGGTGATGTGTGAAAGGTCAGCATGGCAGGGCAGCAGACTGGCCAGTGAAGACCTAGATGCTGAATGACACATTAGTGCGAGGGACATTACCATGTACCTCCTCAACACACTCATTTCTGTCTTTACCACTCAGTCGTGACTAGGACGGCGGAACAAGGGTGAACTCCAGAAAAACATGGTTATGGCTTAACCCATTTTGAACACTTAATATAACATTTGAATAAGAAAATTGCAATTAAACAGTTACCATgttaataatcaaataataaataatgtaaacaccAAATGTCAATTATCCAATAACTGCACTACAGCTTCAACGCTAACAAGTAACAGAACAATGCTGGTGTTAATTACGCAACAAACATCTTTTCTTATGTTATCAAGTGTGAGAAACCAAGTAACCAAGTCTATCTGAGATAGCACCAGTGCAAACCGAATAAGTGAGCCTCGGACAGTAAACATGGCTTGGGTGAGCCACTATATGTGGTATAATTGTAGAAGGTTGATTTAGCTGttcctgtttctgtttctttaaAGCCCACATCGTTGTCAGTTCCCTGTTGTACCCCAGTGTGGCATGTTAGGACTGATATATACCTCAGGTGTAAGTCTGGACAGAAGGCCTTGGCTGTTCCATTCGTTCTCCCATTCCTGAGCGGCGCTGAGTTCAGAGACATGGTTCTCCAACAGTGAAGCAGGAACTGAGGCACGTTGGGAAGGCTGGGACGTCACAGGCAGCAAATGCTCTCTCCAGTACTCTTTCACCTCTGAGAGGAATTTACACATTTAAGAATTACTGCATTACCACCTCTGAGCAAGCATTCCTGCACCGAAGTACGTATCAAAAATATATACCTTTAGTTTGTTTCTTGGTAGAAGCTTTCAGAGAGTGTGGGAGACTAAGCGGCTGGGTATGGAAACTGTGACAAGGACCTGGACTCTGAAGACAAATTTACACAAACATGACAAGTGAGACAAATCAACCAGTAGTTCATcacattatttaataaaaaaaaaaagtttcctcAAAAACAGAAGTGCCAGACCAGACTGctaaaaacaatgtaaatacGTCTGTCTCTGCTCTGGACCAAGGATGGATTTGCTTAAGTATGGAGCCAATATTGAGAAAGAAAAGGTTCATGATTCAAAGCAATTCCACATCATCTGCCAAAcctggtggaggcactgttgtGGCATGGGGCATGTATGACTGTTAaaggaactgggtcactggtgtttactggACATACCTCAAAAGCAAAGAAATCTTACTAAGGCAAAGCAATGGAATGTTCTCAAAAGGCAgccagtcacctgacctcaacccactTGAGGCAGACAGCAAAACTAAGGCAAAACTGAAAAGTCTAAATTCTaatcacatcttgattgcttcatt
It includes:
- the ccdc22 gene encoding coiled-coil domain-containing protein 22, with protein sequence MEEVDRILIHSLRQAGTDIDEDVQSVKQFSSELIVEAVVRCLRVIDPGLGSGLSPMLPPGMSARFRLGMSLAQACQDLGYKGDIGYQTFLYSNEPEIRSLLMFLVEKLPRESAEASDQPAGKSVLLQKAIAAQIKAQLALPWLPPSCRLPLHCKTQSPGPCHSFHTQPLSLPHSLKASTKKQTKEVKEYWREHLLPVTSQPSQRASVPASLLENHVSELSAAQEWENEWNSQGLLSRLTPEDYRSRKRARLQKRIEEQLRAAAQPRPDIHGATRSTSDLAELLNSFGGTTTGGDVLTKGTRFTHSEKFTFTQEPEKAAQQMAAAASALPSSHQSEEDLKAQQEAELSGLQQQLQQLSVHMEEVGGEIRQLTVSIHQVSDELKQRELSNSEKEDTVRVKKQTIDLLPDAENNLVKLQSLVEASAKRVVHLASQWEKHRAPLIDEHRRLKELCSNREMESSRKLSEIKDLHDKIRQSAEEAKKKEGLYKQLITEFETLPKDVSRSAYTMRILEIVSNIKKQKEEITKILSDTKELQKEINGLTGKLDRTFAVTDELVFKDAKKDESVRKSYKYLAALHENCTQLIQTIEDTGTIMREIRDLEEQIETENGKKTVSNLEKILEDYKAIRQENSALAAKIREG